Proteins encoded in a region of the Sugiyamaella lignohabitans strain CBS 10342 chromosome B, complete sequence genome:
- the SSN3 gene encoding cyclin-dependent serine/threonine protein kinase SSN3, translating to MVDHWRTEGNRSIASKVDLNKSLNRGTSGNGNGSISGSDPGIAVTSGAIGSNRSSSSSSSSSQPYHNLLHMSNGSGTIGTTNPQQRQLRLDQLQQFQQRQRRQQQQQQEQQQQQQQQHQKYQSVLSQLARKPVELQRQSLSSGSQTQQSQSGIQTNGHGLSSSQNHNQSLSQSRSQSLSQSRSQSLGQSRSQSISQGHNQSHSQGSTISSIPSSYNFPLRGLSGGLDKQVQPGQTFSQTLAHSQARRLNMPASVANPLAAYKARKDQERVRVLAKYDIVGYIAAGTYGRVYKANSKNLKENRVCAIKKFKADKEGEVTHYTGISQSACREMALCRELNHKNITKLVEIILEDKSIYMVFDFAEHDLLQIIHFHCHPERRAIPESTVKSVLWQLLNGVSYLHQNWVLHRDLKPANIMLTSDGVVKIGDLGLARLFKEPLQSLWAGDKVVVTIWYRAPELLFGARHYTPAIDLWAVGCVFAELLSLRPIFKGEEAKMDNKRNVPFQRNQVQKVVEILGTPTVEKWPALSKYPEYHSLQSMKPYSPNLESWYHSTGWTNAKGFELLSDLLEYDPAKRITANDALLHPYFTEAPRVSQNVFEGQNFEYPCRRISSEDNDIKASSFPGTKRTAIDDSTQVRKKQK from the coding sequence ATGGTGGATCATTGGAGGACCGAGGGTAATAGGAGTATAGCTTCAAAAGTGGATTTAAATAAGTCTTTGAACCGTGGCACAAGTGGGAATGGAAATGGTAGTATTAGCGGGTCCGATCCGGGTATAGCAGTTACTAGTGGGGCCATAGGGTCCAATAgatcgtcatcgtcatcctcttcttcgtcgcAGCCTTATCATAACTTACTTCATATGAGCAATGGGTCTGGGACTATTGGCACCACGAATCCACAACAACGCCAGTTACGTTTAGACCAGTTACAGCAATTTCAGCAGCGCCAGCgtcgtcagcagcagcaacagcaagagcaacagcagcagcaacaacagcagcatcagaagTATCAGAGTGTGTTGAGTCAGTTGGCTCGTAAGCCCGTAGAGTTACAACGACAGAGTCTTTCGAGTGGATCTCAGACACAACAAAGTCAGTCTGGTATTCAGACCAACGGTCACGGGTTAAGTTCGAGTCAGAACCACAATCAGAGCCTAAGTCAGAGTCGTAGTCAGAGCCTCAGTCAGAGTCGTAGTCAGAGCCTCGGTCAGAGTCGTAGTCAGAGTATCAGTCAAGGACACAATCAGAGCCATAGTCAAGGTTCGACTATTTCAAGTATACCATCGTCGTATAACTTCCCACTGCGAGGACTGAGTGGTGGGTTGGATAAACAGGTTCAGCCCGGACAGACATTTTCGCAGACTCTGGCACATTCACAAGCCCGAAGACTCAACATGCCAGCGTCAGTAGCAAACCCTTTGGCTGCTTATAAAGCGCGAAAGGACCAGGAACGGGTACGAGTGCTCGCCAAATATGACATTGTCGGTTATATAGCCGCTGGTACGTATGGACGAGTTTACAAAGCCAATTCAAAGAACCTGAAAGAGAATCGTGTGTGTGCTATAAAGAAATTTAAAGCAGATAAAGAGGGTGAAGTTACACATTACACTGGCATTTCACAGTCGGCGTGTCGAGAAATGGCTCTATGTCGCGAACTTAATCACAAGAACATCACTAAACTGGTCGAGATCATTCTCGAAGATAAAAGCATTTATATGGTGTTTGATTTTGCCGAACACGATTTACTACAGATTATCCACTTTCACTGTCATCCCGAACGTCGTGCTATCCCCGAATCAACTGTAAAATCGGTGCTATGGCAGCTATTGAACGGGGTGTCGTATCTGCATCAGAACTGGGTTCTTCATCGTGATTTGAAACCTGCTAATATCATGCTTACTAGTGATGGCGTCGTCAAAATCGGCGATCTGGGTCTAGCAAGACTGTTTAAAGAACCATTACAATCACTGTGGGCTGGAGATAAGGTGGTAGTGACCATTTGGTACCGAGCTCCTGAACTGCTTTTTGGTGCTAGACACTATACACCAGCAATCGACCTGTGGGCTGTGGGATGTGTATTTGCCGAACTTCTCTCACTAAGACCCATTTTCAAGGGTGAAGAAGCCAAAATGGATAATAAACGAAATGTACCATTCCAACGAAATCAAGTGCAAAAAGTAGTGGAGATTCTTGGGACTCCTACTGTGGAAAAATGGCCGGCCCTGTCAAAGTATCCTGAATACCACTCACTCCAGTCGATGAAACCATACTCTCCTAACTTAGAATCATGGTACCATTCGACAGGCTGGACTAATGCAAAGGGCTTTGAACTACTGTCTGATCTTCTCGAGTACGATCCCGCTAAACGCATCACTGCCAACGACGCTCTACTGCATCCTTACTTCACCGAAGCACCTCGAGTCTCGCAAAACGTGTTCGAAGGCCAGAACTTCGAGTACCCCTGCCGCAGGATCTCCAGCGAAGATAACGATATCAAAGCCAGCTCTTTTCCCGGCACAAAACGGACTGCTATCGACGACAGCACCCAGGTCCGcaagaaacaaaagtag
- the UGA4 gene encoding Uga4p (GABA (gamma-aminobutyrate) permease; serves as a GABA transport protein involved in the utilization of GABA as a nitrogen source; catalyzes the transport of putrescine and delta-aminolevulinic acid (ALA); localized to the vacuolar membrane; GO_component: GO:0000329 - fungal-type vacuole membrane [Evidence IDA] [PMID 14985124]; GO_component: GO:0016021 - integral component of membrane [Evidence IEA,IEA]; GO_component: GO:0016021 - integral component of membrane [Evidence ISM] [PMID 12192589]; GO_component: GO:0016020 - membrane [Evidence IEA,IEA]; GO_component: GO:0005774 - vacuolar membrane [Evidence IEA]; GO_component: GO:0005773 - vacuole [Evidence IEA]; GO_function: GO:0015171 - amino acid transmembrane transporter activity [Evidence IEA]; GO_function: GO:0015495 - gamma-aminobutyric acid:proton symporter activity [Evidence IGI] [PMID 8455553]; GO_function: GO:0015489 - putrescine transmembrane transporter activity [Evidence IGI] [PMID 14985124]; GO_process: GO:0003333 - amino acid transmembrane transport [Evidence IEA]; GO_process: GO:0006865 - amino acid transport [Evidence IEA]; GO_process: GO:0015812 - gamma-aminobutyric acid transport [Evidence IGI] [PMID 14985124]; GO_process: GO:0015812 - gamma-aminobutyric acid transport [Evidence IEP,IGI] [PMID 8455553]; GO_process: GO:0015847 - putrescine transport [Evidence IGI] [PMID 14985124]; GO_process: GO:0055085 - transmembrane transport [Evidence IEA]; GO_process: GO:0055085 - transmembrane transport [Evidence IGI] [PMID 8455553]; GO_process: GO:0006810 - transport [Evidence IEA]), whose translation MSEVEAQQKHATDEEVLAHLGIEQELKREWGVLQNFGASFSIISVITGITTLFETGLLVGGPAVMSIGWLVVACVTLVSVGLSMAEIVSAVPSSGGPYYWAAVLSPPKYQPFNAWVTGWFNLLGQVGVTTGISFGLAGLISTVCTLKNDYEPTPGKTIGIYAAILVSHGLINTFGVKTLKYFNNTSIILHSLGVASICIAVLAKAPTHQSASFVFGKFFDGTGTDAPGWSIRASKEYVAVTGILMSQYTITGFDASAHMSEETKNASWAAAVGVVTSIGVSAVFGFFVILAFLFSIQDFDSTVASPTGQPVLQIFLDVFGVNGAIVLMTFIMVCVWHCGLFSIASNSRMMYSFARDGGLPKPLSHVHGKYQVPVRTIWLAVLLSFCLALPSLGSSVAFAAATSIATIGLYISYSLPVLIKLIFPRYFVKGPFNLGKLSKFINIICCSWVGFITVAFCLPTANPVTSQTLNYSAVAVGIVGGWALLSWIYFRKHFKGPIRPEDIERIDGTYSLEVNAGPDEKGVTTASGKF comes from the coding sequence ATGTCAGAAGTCGAGGCCCAGCAAAAACATGctactgatgaagaagttctAGCCCATTTGGGTATCGAGCAAGAGCTCAAGAGAGAATGGGGTGTGCTACAGAACTTTGGTGCTTCCTTTTCCATTATCAGTGTCATCACTGGTATCACTACATTATTCGAGACTGGTCTGCTTGTAGGAGGTCCAGCTGTCATGAGTATAGGATGGTTGGTAGTAGCGTGCGTTACACTGGTATCAGTGGGTCTTTCTATGGCCGAAATTGTCAGTGCAGTTCCTAGTAGTGGTGGTCCATATTACTGGGCAGCGGTTCTTTCCCCTCCTAAATATCAACCTTTTAATGCTTGGGTCACAGGATGGTTTAATCTCTTGGGACAAGTTGGTGTTACTACTGGTATTAGTTTTGGTCTTGCTGGACTGATTTCTACTGTTTGCACTCTCAAGAACGACTATGAACCTACCCCGGGCAAAACTATCGGCATTTATGCTGCTATTCTAGTATCTCATGGTCTTATCAACACTTTTGGAGTCAAGACTCTCAAGTACTTCAATAACACATCAATCATTTTGCATAGTCTTGGAGTTGCTTCGATATGTATTGCAGTTCTTGCTAAAGCTCCAACCCACCAGTCTGCCAGTTTTGTATTTGGCAAGTTCTTTGACGGTACTGGAACCGATGCCCCTGGTTGGAGTATCCGAGCCAGTAAGGAATACGTGGCAGTGACTGGTATTCTTATGAGTCAGTATACCATCACAGGGTTCGACGCTTCGGCACACATGTCGGAAGAGACCAAGAACGCGTCTTGGGCAGCTGCTGTAGGTGTAGTGACGTCGATTGGTGTTTCGGCCGTGTTTGGATTCTTTGTAATTCTagcatttttgttttctattCAAGATTTCGACTCGACTGTGGCGTCTCCCACTGGCCAACCTGTTCTGCAAATCTTTTTAGATGTGTTTGGCGTCAACGGAGCTATCGTTCTCATGACTTTTATCATGGTGTGTGTTTGGCACTGTGGTCTGTTTTCTATTGCCAGTAACAGTCGAATGATGTACTCATTTGCCAGAGACGGAGGTCTTCCTAAGCCCCTGAGCCACGTACACGGGAAGTATCAAGTGCCTGTACGAACCATTTGGCTAGCGGtacttctttctttctgtcTAGCACTTCCATCCTTAGGCTCGTCAGTAgcatttgctgctgctacgTCCATTGCTACTATCGGTTTATACATCAGTTATTCGCTGCCGGTGCTTATCAAGCTGATATTCCCCCGTTATTTCGTAAAGGGTCCCTTCAATCTGGGTAAACTGTCCAAattcatcaacatcatctgctgctcgTGGGTGGGTTTCATCACCGTAGCCTTCTGTCTGCCGACTGCCAACCCCGTCACCAGCCAGACCCTGAACTACTCGGCAGTAGCCGTCGGTATCGTCGGCGGCTGGGCCCTACTGTCCTGGATTTACTTCCGCAAACACTTCAAAGGCCCCATCCGGCCAGAAGACATCGAGCGCATCGACGGCACCTACAGCCTCGAAGTGAACGCCGGACCCGACGAGAAGGGTGTCACCACCGCCAGTGGCAAGTTCTAG